The Desmonostoc muscorum LEGE 12446 genome includes a region encoding these proteins:
- a CDS encoding ABC transporter permease produces the protein MSVTPKSDINWQPLASPQADANPASNFFGDLVQETLALTRRLFIQLQRRPSTLVAGIIQPVMWLVLFGALFQNAPKGLFGSTTNYGQFLAAGVIVFTAFAGALNAGLPVMFDREFGFLNRLLVAPLASRFSIVFASAIFIISQSLLQAAVIVGAAAFLGAGLPDAAGLGAIALIVFLLALGVTAISLGLAFALPGHIELIAVIFVTNLPLLFASTALAPLSFMPHWLQVVATLNPLSYAIEPIRYLYLHNTWALDSVVMQAPWGDVTFGGALLVLFGFAVVALVSIQPQLRRTLA, from the coding sequence ATGAGTGTTACTCCTAAATCTGATATCAATTGGCAACCGCTAGCGTCGCCACAAGCAGATGCTAATCCTGCTTCTAATTTTTTCGGTGACTTGGTACAAGAGACGCTGGCTTTAACTCGTCGCTTGTTTATTCAATTGCAACGGCGTCCCTCGACATTAGTCGCTGGGATTATTCAGCCAGTCATGTGGTTAGTGCTGTTTGGCGCTTTATTCCAAAATGCACCCAAGGGCTTGTTTGGCAGTACGACAAATTACGGACAATTTTTGGCTGCTGGAGTAATTGTGTTTACAGCCTTCGCTGGAGCGCTGAATGCTGGTTTGCCTGTAATGTTTGACCGCGAGTTCGGTTTTTTGAATCGTTTGCTGGTAGCACCCTTAGCATCACGGTTTTCCATTGTCTTTGCTTCGGCAATTTTCATCATCAGCCAAAGTTTACTGCAAGCAGCGGTGATTGTAGGAGCAGCAGCGTTTTTAGGTGCGGGACTACCTGATGCAGCTGGTTTGGGTGCGATCGCTTTAATTGTTTTCCTCTTAGCTTTGGGTGTGACAGCCATTTCCCTGGGCTTGGCTTTTGCCTTACCCGGTCACATTGAATTGATTGCGGTAATTTTTGTTACAAACCTACCATTATTGTTTGCTAGTACCGCTTTGGCTCCTTTATCCTTTATGCCTCACTGGTTACAAGTTGTGGCTACCTTGAATCCCCTCAGCTATGCGATCGAACCCATTCGCTACCTCTATCTGCACAATACTTGGGCTTTGGATAGTGTAGTCATGCAGGCTCCTTGGGGTGATGTTACCTTTGGGGGGGCGTTGTTGGTGTTGTTTGGCTTTGCCGTTGTCGCCTTAGTTAGCATTCAGCCCCAACTACGACGGACTCTTGCTTAA
- a CDS encoding DUF3611 family protein, which yields MQSESEMRALAPETRGIGNTIRLTGWITFWLQSAIGVVSVLALLFALTGRGLVQQQNTGLAIGIFWAVCGILVLLFSLYWDFRYTRIGKALENPHLASHPSKPDTTRILRLGIIVGLVGILLTLLGAGSTVLVLLAKSISQTPGVAITDPYRIIRPMDVFVAVADITGIAAHYVGTVASLWLLERVHQH from the coding sequence ATGCAAAGTGAATCAGAAATGCGAGCGCTAGCACCAGAAACTCGAGGAATTGGTAATACTATTCGCCTGACAGGCTGGATTACTTTCTGGCTACAATCGGCAATTGGAGTGGTTTCTGTCTTAGCTTTGTTGTTCGCCTTGACTGGTCGTGGCTTGGTTCAGCAGCAAAATACCGGTCTTGCAATTGGCATATTTTGGGCTGTATGCGGAATTTTAGTGTTGTTATTCAGTCTCTATTGGGATTTTCGTTACACTCGTATCGGCAAAGCTTTAGAAAATCCCCATTTAGCTTCACATCCTAGTAAGCCAGATACAACTAGAATCCTCCGTCTGGGGATAATTGTGGGTTTAGTGGGAATATTATTAACTCTCTTAGGTGCTGGTTCAACCGTGTTAGTGCTACTGGCAAAATCTATATCCCAAACTCCAGGAGTCGCAATCACCGACCCCTACAGGATTATTCGACCGATGGATGTTTTTGTGGCTGTGGCAGATATCACCGGAATTGCTGCTCATTATGTGGGTACTGTCGCTTCGTTATGGTTGCTGGAGCGTGTGCATCAACACTAA
- a CDS encoding M15 family metallopeptidase: MRPYHKIPIFECSEPLVAIPLELFAVESPHPYEKLGATYGDRSPYYLRQSVIENLIQAQNYLELLKPNWRIQIFDAYRPIAVQQFMVDYSFAQAVQERGLIEAELSPKQRQEVWQAVYEIWAVPSLDEKTPPPHSTGAAVDVTLVDDTAEIVNMGSAIDEMSERSHPDYYANSDRPEAETYHAHRQLLRDVMLKAGFQRNPREWWHFSFGDQMWAWLNNQSNPANPLTARYGRLV, encoded by the coding sequence ATGAGACCTTATCATAAAATTCCGATTTTTGAGTGTAGTGAACCGCTAGTAGCGATTCCTTTGGAATTGTTTGCGGTGGAATCTCCCCACCCTTATGAAAAGTTAGGTGCTACTTATGGCGATCGCTCTCCCTATTATCTCCGCCAAAGTGTGATTGAAAATTTGATTCAAGCGCAAAATTACCTTGAATTGTTAAAACCCAACTGGCGGATTCAAATCTTTGATGCTTATCGCCCGATCGCAGTTCAGCAGTTTATGGTAGATTACAGCTTCGCCCAAGCAGTACAAGAAAGGGGACTGATTGAGGCGGAGTTATCACCAAAGCAACGTCAAGAGGTTTGGCAGGCTGTTTATGAAATTTGGGCTGTACCGAGTTTGGATGAAAAAACTCCCCCTCCTCACAGTACTGGCGCTGCGGTGGATGTGACGCTGGTAGATGATACTGCGGAAATAGTGAATATGGGTTCGGCCATCGATGAAATGTCAGAGCGATCGCATCCTGATTATTATGCTAATAGCGATCGTCCAGAAGCAGAAACATATCATGCTCACCGTCAGCTATTGCGAGATGTCATGTTAAAAGCCGGCTTTCAGCGCAATCCTAGAGAATGGTGGCATTTTTCCTTTGGCGATCAAATGTGGGCTTGGCTGAATAATCAATCCAATCCAGCGAATCCCCTCACCGCACGTTATGGGCGTCTTGTATAG
- a CDS encoding serine protease, with translation MGNDKDLQRCTVRLNVASSQGTGFFVAPNWILTCAHVVESAKDNPVQVFWKAGNQNYTAKVTQLYKYPLDLALLQLDEDCLHHPCVELDNTEPKTNDDLYIFGYPKNSEVDYSLGDSASFKYEGISFKQDIILYKLKQGQVISGFSGSPLLNLLTGKVCGIVHLSRDEGNDLGGRAVSAQMIVKHFPEISLFNKQFHQQKSKGDNPFEYGLPVPPQRFYGRRKEILEIKNRIGAISPQCVNLVGLRRNGKTSLLRYIKERISEFCSPEQKPLVVFLDLTSKNFHTPEGIIEGLRRGIHKLTGNYPWLKEDNEDGFAVEDGLQFLVDHGYRLIILLDEFEAIASKKDRLELFQDWGEDWRSKASAGLLTMVIASKRPLNEVYETLSLGSPFANIFSTTILGALEEEAWQNIIQKGQKEFLPNSAVLQWVDELAGGLPYYVQMAGAMLWQNRNQEIAKNEFNFQAKPRFEELWKDLTEVERLALRYELGEGNLAIPNLAIVDRLQRHGLLRKNGGLFSSVFAEFVKGQR, from the coding sequence ATGGGTAACGACAAGGATTTACAACGCTGTACAGTGCGTTTAAATGTTGCCAGTAGTCAGGGAACAGGTTTTTTTGTTGCACCGAATTGGATTCTCACCTGCGCCCACGTGGTCGAATCTGCGAAAGATAACCCTGTGCAAGTATTCTGGAAAGCAGGAAACCAGAATTACACAGCTAAAGTTACCCAATTATACAAATATCCCCTTGATTTAGCCCTTTTACAACTGGACGAGGATTGTTTGCATCATCCCTGTGTTGAATTGGATAACACAGAACCGAAAACCAACGATGATTTATATATTTTCGGTTATCCCAAGAATAGCGAAGTTGATTATTCGCTGGGAGATTCAGCAAGTTTTAAATATGAAGGAATAAGTTTTAAACAGGATATTATTCTCTATAAGTTAAAGCAAGGGCAAGTTATCTCAGGGTTTAGCGGTTCGCCTTTACTAAATTTACTAACAGGTAAAGTTTGTGGAATTGTGCATCTTTCCCGTGATGAGGGTAACGATTTAGGTGGCCGGGCAGTTTCGGCTCAAATGATTGTGAAACACTTTCCCGAAATTTCGTTATTTAATAAACAATTTCATCAGCAAAAGTCCAAAGGTGATAATCCATTTGAATATGGTCTTCCTGTTCCTCCACAACGTTTTTACGGGCGGAGAAAAGAGATTTTAGAGATTAAAAACCGCATTGGTGCGATTAGTCCTCAATGTGTCAATTTGGTAGGATTGCGGCGCAATGGAAAAACCTCTCTATTGCGATATATCAAAGAAAGAATCAGCGAATTTTGTTCGCCAGAACAAAAGCCTTTGGTTGTTTTCTTAGATTTAACGAGTAAGAATTTTCATACTCCAGAGGGGATTATTGAAGGCTTAAGGCGAGGGATTCACAAACTAACAGGGAATTATCCTTGGTTAAAGGAAGATAATGAAGATGGCTTTGCAGTAGAAGATGGCTTACAGTTTTTAGTAGATCATGGGTATCGTTTAATTATTTTATTGGATGAGTTTGAAGCCATTGCTAGTAAAAAAGATAGGTTGGAATTGTTTCAGGATTGGGGAGAAGATTGGCGTTCTAAAGCTTCTGCGGGTTTATTAACAATGGTAATTGCCAGCAAACGCCCTCTGAATGAAGTTTACGAAACTTTGAGTCTCGGTTCTCCCTTTGCCAATATTTTCAGTACGACTATTTTAGGGGCATTAGAGGAGGAAGCTTGGCAAAACATCATCCAGAAAGGACAAAAAGAATTTCTGCCTAATTCTGCGGTATTACAATGGGTGGATGAGTTAGCAGGAGGGTTGCCCTATTATGTGCAGATGGCGGGGGCGATGTTGTGGCAAAATAGGAATCAAGAAATAGCTAAAAATGAGTTTAATTTTCAAGCAAAGCCTCGTTTTGAAGAACTTTGGAAAGATTTAACCGAAGTTGAACGTTTAGCATTGCGTTATGAGTTGGGAGAGGGTAACTTAGCTATTCCCAATCTGGCAATTGTAGATAGGCTTCAGCGTCATGGGTTATTACGGAAGAATGGGGGTTTATTTAGCAGTGTGTTTGCAGAGTTTGTGAAAGGTCAAAGATAA
- a CDS encoding TspO/MBR family protein: protein MIPSWIIIGAVTFFVALGSFFITPRDVKWFAHLSRPRWLIFEALIPLIWTVIFICGAASANFVWQKNPGSVISWLLMGLYLLVEIITVAYIPVMLRFRSLKVGEILGLIGLICAVVLTICVLPLSPPAAFLLLPYLIWTPIGTYTTEELRELNPQDV from the coding sequence ATGATTCCATCTTGGATAATAATTGGGGCTGTAACTTTCTTCGTCGCCCTTGGTAGTTTCTTCATCACGCCGCGCGATGTTAAATGGTTTGCACATTTAAGTCGCCCTCGATGGCTAATTTTTGAGGCGCTGATTCCACTCATCTGGACTGTGATTTTTATTTGTGGCGCAGCTTCGGCTAATTTTGTCTGGCAAAAAAATCCAGGAAGCGTAATTTCCTGGCTGTTAATGGGTTTGTACCTTTTGGTGGAAATTATCACCGTTGCTTACATACCCGTAATGCTGAGGTTTCGCAGTCTCAAAGTTGGAGAAATTCTAGGGCTAATTGGTTTGATTTGTGCTGTTGTCCTTACTATCTGCGTTTTGCCGCTTTCTCCACCAGCAGCGTTTTTACTCCTTCCTTATCTAATTTGGACTCCCATTGGTACTTACACCACTGAGGAGTTAAGAGAGTTAAATCCTCAAGATGTCTAG
- a CDS encoding ABC transporter ATP-binding protein, with translation MAPAVLIQNLQKSYGTVVAVKDVSFQVESGEIFGLLGPNGAGKTTTLRALCTLTTPDAGKIEVSGISVLDNPRVARQKLGYVAQEVAIDKVLTGRELLQLQAALYHLKGAVAKQRIETVLDLLGLQEYANKKTGTYSGGLRKRLDLAAGLLHAPDVLVLDEPTVGLDIESRFVVWEFLRKLRASGTTVVITSHYLEEIDALADRVAIIDRGVIIAVGTPSQLKDRVGGDRITLRIQEFSPIEEAEKAKNLLQSLPFVQEVIINSAQGNSLNLVVTPQNDVLIKIQQTLNNAGLPIFGIAQSRPSLDDVYLAATGRTLMDAELAAIATRDPKAEKKQNMR, from the coding sequence ATGGCTCCCGCCGTTTTAATTCAAAATTTGCAAAAGTCCTACGGCACGGTAGTTGCTGTTAAGGATGTTTCCTTTCAGGTAGAGTCAGGAGAAATCTTTGGTTTACTTGGCCCCAACGGTGCTGGAAAAACTACTACCTTGCGTGCCTTGTGTACACTCACCACACCGGATGCTGGCAAAATCGAAGTATCTGGTATCTCTGTATTAGATAATCCGAGAGTAGCAAGACAAAAATTAGGCTATGTCGCTCAGGAAGTCGCTATAGATAAGGTGTTGACTGGACGAGAACTGTTGCAATTGCAAGCAGCACTTTATCACCTAAAAGGCGCAGTAGCCAAACAACGTATTGAAACGGTATTGGATTTACTCGGTTTACAAGAATACGCCAATAAAAAAACCGGAACCTACTCCGGTGGTTTACGCAAGCGCCTTGACTTAGCTGCTGGGTTACTCCACGCACCGGATGTTTTAGTCTTGGATGAGCCAACTGTAGGACTTGACATAGAAAGCCGTTTTGTGGTATGGGAATTCCTGAGGAAATTACGTGCCTCTGGAACAACGGTAGTAATTACCAGCCATTATTTAGAAGAGATTGACGCTTTAGCCGATCGCGTGGCAATAATCGATCGCGGCGTTATCATAGCCGTTGGCACACCTTCACAATTGAAAGATCGAGTAGGGGGCGATCGCATCACCTTGCGAATTCAGGAATTTTCCCCCATTGAAGAAGCAGAAAAAGCTAAAAATCTCCTTCAATCTTTGCCCTTCGTCCAAGAAGTCATCATCAACAGCGCTCAAGGTAATTCTCTCAACTTGGTGGTGACACCCCAAAATGATGTTCTTATCAAGATACAGCAAACCCTAAATAACGCTGGCTTACCCATATTTGGCATCGCCCAATCTCGCCCCAGTCTTGACGATGTTTACCTCGCCGCCACGGGACGCACACTGATGGATGCAGAACTAGCAGCGATCGCCACTCGCGATCCCAAAGCTGAGAAAAAGCAGAATATGAGGTAG
- a CDS encoding CU044_2847 family protein, with protein sequence MADRTKIISFQLSDGKIIKVEVTPIGEQPVSDETRVFKQATEIIKSIAEDVAGTLKDISETVKPDKFSVKLGLQIGVESGQLTALIVKGTGTANLEITMEWGK encoded by the coding sequence ATGGCAGATAGAACCAAAATTATTTCCTTTCAACTTTCTGACGGCAAAATAATTAAAGTAGAGGTTACGCCTATAGGGGAACAACCTGTTTCTGATGAAACCAGAGTTTTTAAACAAGCCACAGAAATTATTAAATCCATTGCTGAAGATGTTGCGGGTACATTAAAAGATATTAGCGAGACAGTCAAACCAGATAAATTTAGTGTCAAACTAGGTTTACAAATTGGAGTTGAGTCAGGACAACTAACCGCTTTAATTGTCAAAGGAACAGGCACAGCTAACCTGGAAATTACGATGGAATGGGGTAAATAA
- a CDS encoding TspO/MBR family protein yields MIKSWMVIGGVAFLVALAANVITPGDRQWFKRLQRPRWLTFEGAIPIIWTVIFICGAWSAYIIWEKDPGTTPTWLIMGLYLLLEIVTIAYTPVMFRLRSLKIGTILGGTGFLIGALLMLAVLGISGWAALLLIPYLLWSPIGTYTTWQMINLNPQDA; encoded by the coding sequence ATGATTAAATCTTGGATGGTGATTGGGGGTGTGGCTTTCTTAGTTGCGCTAGCGGCTAACGTGATTACGCCAGGCGATCGCCAGTGGTTCAAGCGCTTACAACGACCGAGATGGCTCACTTTTGAAGGCGCGATTCCAATTATTTGGACTGTAATATTTATTTGCGGTGCTTGGTCGGCTTATATTATCTGGGAAAAAGACCCAGGAACCACTCCAACCTGGTTAATCATGGGTTTATATTTGCTATTAGAAATTGTCACCATTGCCTATACGCCTGTAATGTTTAGGCTTCGTAGCCTAAAAATAGGCACAATTCTCGGTGGCACGGGTTTTCTCATTGGTGCTTTGTTGATGCTTGCAGTCTTAGGTATTTCTGGTTGGGCAGCACTGTTACTAATTCCTTATTTGCTCTGGAGTCCCATCGGAACTTATACCACTTGGCAGATGATTAACCTCAATCCTCAAGATGCCTAA
- a CDS encoding DUF4926 domain-containing protein, whose protein sequence is MDTIATLKPIPIERLELVEEDYTSIESLPSGQVGTIVEVYEQEEEYHYLVEFADTQGCEYAMATLRADEILVLHYDLAIA, encoded by the coding sequence TTGGATACTATTGCTACACTCAAACCGATTCCTATTGAGAGATTAGAACTAGTAGAAGAAGATTATACTTCTATCGAAAGCTTACCAAGTGGGCAAGTTGGAACAATTGTAGAAGTGTATGAGCAAGAAGAGGAATATCATTATTTAGTCGAGTTTGCTGATACCCAAGGCTGTGAATATGCAATGGCGACTTTGAGAGCAGATGAAATCTTAGTTTTACATTATGATTTAGCAATTGCTTAA
- a CDS encoding DUF6883 domain-containing protein, translating to MKLPNGEQAEISMQKLIGYCLNPEHPSEKHKARVFASILGITLENADVLRELIQTAAVTGEVVQQSTTQFGQQFKVDSIVPDTDGIRLRTIWETTANNPYPRLITAFVKLNEKN from the coding sequence ATGAAATTACCCAACGGTGAGCAAGCAGAAATTTCTATGCAAAAGCTAATAGGTTATTGTCTAAACCCAGAACATCCGAGTGAGAAACATAAAGCTAGAGTTTTCGCATCAATTCTAGGAATCACGCTAGAAAATGCCGATGTTTTGCGCGAACTTATTCAAACAGCAGCAGTTACAGGTGAAGTTGTTCAGCAAAGTACTACACAATTTGGTCAACAGTTTAAGGTAGATTCGATAGTACCTGATACAGACGGAATCAGGCTGCGGACAATCTGGGAAACTACCGCTAATAATCCCTATCCACGTTTGATTACTGCATTTGTGAAGTTAAATGAAAAAAATTAA
- a CDS encoding aminotransferase class I/II-fold pyridoxal phosphate-dependent enzyme: MLDQNQTPLLDALKANATRSHASFYTPGHKQGKGISQPLADLLGKAVFGADLTELGNLDNLFAPQGVIQQAQQLAAEAFGASQTWFLVNGSTCGVEAAILATCGTGGKIILPRNVHSSAIAGLILSGAVPVFLNPEYDSVLDIAHSITPTAVESALQQHPDAKAVLTVYPTYYGVCGDLKAIANITHQYNIPLLVDEAHGAHFSFHPELPISALAAGADLTVQSIHKVLGAMTQASMLHIQGNRIDSDRISKALQLLQSTSPSYILLASLDAARQQMALHGKMLMSRTLQLAQEARTKISQLPGLSVLSPPFQGGLGGSPGFVALDKTRLTVTVSNLGLTGFAADEILDEKFAVTAEFPSQQHLTFIISLGNTAADIEQLVQGFTTLAKEYRRTNATVKNYIWQDIAETSGTNLYLSPREAFFAPSETLPLAKTCDRICAEIVCPYPPGIPVLMPGELITKPILDYLQQIQAMGGFISGCTDTNFRTLKVVK; this comes from the coding sequence ATGCTCGATCAAAACCAAACACCCCTATTAGACGCTTTAAAAGCCAATGCAACACGCTCCCATGCTTCTTTTTACACCCCAGGACACAAACAAGGCAAGGGTATCTCTCAACCTCTAGCCGATTTACTTGGTAAAGCTGTCTTTGGCGCTGACTTAACCGAATTAGGAAATTTAGATAATCTTTTTGCACCCCAAGGGGTAATTCAACAAGCACAACAATTAGCAGCCGAAGCATTTGGCGCTTCGCAAACATGGTTTCTTGTTAATGGTTCTACCTGTGGAGTTGAGGCGGCAATTCTCGCTACTTGTGGCACAGGAGGTAAAATAATTTTGCCTCGAAATGTGCATTCTTCTGCGATCGCTGGTTTAATTCTCTCCGGTGCCGTACCAGTTTTTCTCAATCCTGAATACGATTCAGTTTTAGATATTGCCCATAGCATTACACCCACTGCTGTAGAATCTGCACTCCAACAACATCCCGACGCCAAAGCAGTGTTGACAGTCTACCCGACATATTACGGTGTTTGCGGAGATTTAAAGGCGATCGCCAATATTACACATCAATATAATATTCCTCTACTCGTAGATGAGGCACACGGCGCACACTTTAGCTTTCATCCAGAATTACCCATTTCAGCTTTAGCCGCAGGTGCCGATTTAACTGTACAATCCATCCACAAAGTACTCGGTGCCATGACACAGGCATCGATGTTGCATATTCAAGGTAACAGGATAGATAGCGATCGCATTAGTAAAGCTTTGCAGCTGTTACAGTCTACCAGTCCTAGTTATATACTTTTAGCTTCTCTAGATGCAGCGCGTCAGCAAATGGCACTCCACGGCAAAATGCTGATGTCTCGTACTTTGCAACTTGCCCAAGAAGCCAGAACTAAAATCAGCCAACTTCCTGGCTTATCTGTCTTAAGCCCCCCTTTTCAAGGGGGGTTGGGGGGATCTCCCGGCTTTGTGGCTTTAGATAAAACGCGATTAACTGTAACTGTTTCTAATTTAGGTTTAACCGGATTTGCCGCAGATGAAATTCTAGATGAAAAATTTGCCGTTACTGCTGAATTTCCCTCCCAGCAGCACCTTACTTTTATTATTAGTCTGGGCAATACCGCAGCTGATATCGAACAATTAGTGCAAGGTTTTACTACTCTTGCCAAAGAATATCGCCGAACCAACGCTACTGTTAAAAACTATATTTGGCAGGATATTGCTGAAACATCCGGTACTAATTTGTATTTGTCTCCCCGTGAAGCTTTTTTTGCTCCTAGTGAAACATTACCTTTAGCAAAGACTTGCGATCGCATTTGTGCAGAAATCGTCTGTCCCTACCCTCCCGGAATTCCGGTATTAATGCCCGGGGAACTCATCACCAAACCAATTCTTGATTACTTGCAACAAATCCAGGCAATGGGAGGATTTATCAGCGGTTGTACTGATACTAATTTTCGCACCCTAAAAGTAGTCAAATAA